In Blautia sp. SC05B48, a single genomic region encodes these proteins:
- a CDS encoding DUF975 family protein, whose amino-acid sequence MNEQKISWKRSDLKWRGKQAFKKNYWSAVLVSLVLAIVLATGGSGAATGSAGNVASPDCGVTTYRLGTDINGVTSYVSHVFRSPLAVLFALLSASAVVAVALIGILFHFFVGNVLEVGGRDFYIENLYSVPGPGKLLSVFRSGNYGNIVKTMFLRDLYLVLWTLLFIIPGVVKSYEYKMIPYLLAEYPDMSTKEVFAKSREMMDGQKMDTFILDLSFIPWSVLSAITAGIVGLFYVSPYKDATYAELYDTLAAGMPGNGQQVYEDENSGIY is encoded by the coding sequence ATGAATGAGCAGAAGATCAGCTGGAAACGCAGTGACTTGAAATGGCGTGGAAAACAGGCATTCAAAAAAAATTACTGGTCAGCAGTGCTGGTAAGTCTGGTGCTGGCTATTGTGCTGGCAACCGGCGGAAGCGGTGCGGCCACAGGCAGTGCCGGAAATGTGGCAAGTCCGGATTGCGGTGTTACAACGTATCGTTTGGGTACGGATATCAATGGTGTTACTTCTTATGTCAGCCATGTATTTCGCTCCCCACTGGCAGTGCTTTTTGCGCTTCTGAGTGCCAGTGCCGTGGTAGCTGTGGCTCTGATCGGAATCCTTTTCCATTTTTTTGTGGGAAATGTTCTGGAGGTAGGCGGAAGAGATTTTTACATTGAGAACCTTTATTCTGTACCCGGGCCCGGAAAGCTCCTCAGTGTATTTCGTTCAGGGAATTACGGTAATATCGTAAAAACCATGTTTTTACGGGACCTGTATCTTGTATTGTGGACACTGCTTTTCATTATTCCCGGAGTGGTAAAATCCTACGAATATAAGATGATACCTTATCTTCTTGCGGAATATCCGGATATGAGCACAAAGGAAGTATTTGCAAAAAGCCGTGAGATGATGGACGGACAGAAGATGGATACCTTTATCCTGGATCTTTCCTTTATTCCCTGGTCTGTCCTTTCGGCAATCACGGCAGGGATCGTGGGACTCTTTTATGTATCCCCGTATAAGGATGCAACCTATGCGGAACTTTATGATACTCTTGCGGCAGGAATGCCGGGAAACGGACAGCAGGTGTATGAAGATGAAAACAGCGGTATTTACTGA
- a CDS encoding nucleotidyltransferase family protein, with protein MKLGLIMLAAGNSRRFGSNKLLYSIDGMPMYRHILLELKKVKEALEAQGHKCEITVVTQYEEIAQEAEKLGERFLYNLHPDEGISSSLKIGLRVNREMDACLLTVADQPWLRWKTVFGLVDVFLRDGKGIACVEHDGKTGNPCVFSKKYYEELMKLSGDVGGKRVVVAHREDVAVMKVEDGREMVDVDFSDGRR; from the coding sequence ATGAAACTGGGACTGATCATGCTGGCAGCAGGAAACAGCCGGCGGTTTGGAAGCAATAAGCTGCTGTATAGTATAGACGGAATGCCGATGTACAGACATATTCTTCTGGAACTGAAAAAAGTGAAGGAGGCACTGGAGGCACAGGGACATAAATGTGAGATCACAGTTGTCACCCAGTATGAGGAGATCGCACAGGAAGCAGAGAAGCTTGGCGAACGGTTTCTTTACAATCTGCATCCGGATGAGGGGATATCTTCCTCACTGAAGATCGGGCTGCGGGTCAACCGGGAGATGGATGCGTGCCTGCTTACGGTGGCAGATCAGCCGTGGTTACGGTGGAAGACGGTTTTTGGACTGGTGGATGTGTTTTTGAGAGATGGGAAGGGGATCGCCTGTGTGGAGCATGATGGGAAGACCGGGAATCCCTGTGTTTTTTCGAAGAAGTATTATGAGGAACTGATGAAGCTTTCCGGTGATGTCGGAGGGAAGAGAGTGGTTGTGGCACATCGGGAGGATGTGGCTGTGATGAAGGTGGAAGATGGAAGGGAGATGGTGGATGTGGATTTTTCGGACGGACGCCGGTGA
- the yqeB gene encoding selenium-dependent molybdenum cofactor biosynthesis protein YqeB: MKMKTAVFTDKMILVRGGGDLATGVIHKLHQSGYQILILECDRPSAIRRHVAFCEAVYDGTAEVEGVVCRRVTEDDIRTQCRKCWAQGEIPLLTDTDGKHIRELEPEAVIDAILAKKNLGTSRDMAPLTVGLGPGFTAGEDVDYVIETMRGHNLGRIIKKGSALPNTGVPGLIAGIGKERVIHSPAAGNMKNICQIADLVEKDQVIAMVGDTPVKATISGVIRGLIRDGYPVFAGMKIADIDPRAEQKKNCFTISDKARCIAGGVLEVLLSCGVLPGKEKAVKNEEL; this comes from the coding sequence ATGAAGATGAAAACAGCGGTATTTACTGATAAAATGATTCTTGTGCGCGGTGGCGGAGACCTGGCCACCGGAGTGATCCACAAGCTTCATCAGAGTGGTTATCAGATCCTGATCCTGGAATGTGACCGTCCAAGTGCCATCCGCCGTCATGTGGCTTTCTGTGAAGCCGTTTATGACGGAACTGCAGAGGTAGAAGGCGTTGTGTGCAGGAGGGTCACGGAGGACGATATCCGGACCCAGTGCAGGAAATGCTGGGCCCAGGGAGAGATCCCCCTTCTGACAGATACCGATGGAAAACATATCCGCGAACTGGAGCCGGAGGCAGTGATCGATGCCATCCTTGCAAAAAAGAATCTTGGGACCAGCAGGGACATGGCTCCACTGACTGTGGGACTTGGCCCGGGCTTTACCGCAGGGGAGGATGTGGATTATGTGATCGAGACCATGCGTGGACATAACTTGGGAAGGATCATAAAAAAAGGCAGTGCTCTGCCGAATACCGGAGTGCCGGGACTGATCGCGGGGATAGGAAAGGAACGTGTGATCCATTCACCGGCAGCCGGTAACATGAAAAACATCTGTCAGATCGCAGATCTTGTTGAAAAAGACCAGGTGATCGCCATGGTAGGTGATACGCCGGTGAAGGCTACTATTTCCGGCGTGATCCGTGGGCTGATCCGGGACGGTTATCCTGTTTTTGCGGGAATGAAGATCGCGGACATTGACCCAAGGGCAGAACAGAAGAAAAACTGTTTTACGATCTCAGACAAGGCAAGGTGTATCGCAGGGGGAGTACTGGAGGTGCTGCTTTCCTGCGGAGTGCTTCCGGGAAAAGAGAAAGCTGTAAAGAATGAGGAACTGTGA
- the tnpA gene encoding IS200/IS605 family transposase, protein MKENLIHYRTCVCNINYHMVWSVKYRRKILNPEIEEYLKELVQQIAEDKGFTVHLFECGEGDHVHCFVSAPPKLSITAIVKYLKGITGRKLFERFPEIRDQLWKGELWNHSYYVETIGSVSEENIRRYIEHQSKSY, encoded by the coding sequence ATGAAAGAAAATCTAATACATTACAGAACTTGTGTGTGTAATATTAATTACCATATGGTGTGGTCGGTGAAATACCGGCGGAAGATATTAAACCCAGAAATTGAGGAATACCTAAAGGAACTGGTGCAGCAGATCGCTGAGGATAAAGGTTTTACCGTTCATTTATTTGAATGTGGTGAAGGTGATCATGTCCACTGTTTTGTATCAGCTCCACCAAAGCTGTCCATAACAGCAATCGTCAAGTATCTGAAGGGAATCACCGGCAGAAAACTGTTCGAACGTTTTCCGGAAATAAGAGACCAGCTATGGAAGGGAGAGCTGTGGAACCATTCCTATTATGTGGAAACGATCGGATCTGTATCTGAGGAGAATATCCGCCGTTAT
- a CDS encoding histidine phosphatase family protein, giving the protein MIRLYLIRHGQTPGNKLQRYIGTTDEPLSMEGKEFLENLTYPMPEALYVSPLCRCVETAGILFPGKSFHIIEELSECDFGEFENKNYKELSGNQDYQRWIDSNGTLPFPGGESREAFKHRSLTGFQKAVTQCIRNNIKTAALVIHGGTIMNIMEEYADRPRAFYEWHVKNGGGYLAELEPALWQKGRRELCVREAYMEG; this is encoded by the coding sequence ATGATTAGATTATATCTGATACGACATGGACAGACACCCGGAAATAAGCTTCAGCGTTATATCGGAACAACGGATGAACCACTGAGCATGGAAGGAAAGGAATTCTTGGAAAACCTGACCTATCCCATGCCGGAGGCCCTTTACGTAAGTCCGCTCTGCCGTTGTGTGGAAACTGCGGGGATCCTTTTTCCGGGAAAAAGCTTTCATATTATCGAAGAGCTTTCCGAGTGTGATTTTGGAGAGTTTGAGAATAAAAATTATAAAGAGCTTTCCGGAAATCAGGATTATCAGAGGTGGATCGACAGCAATGGAACGCTTCCTTTTCCGGGAGGAGAAAGTCGAGAAGCTTTTAAGCACCGAAGCCTTACAGGATTTCAGAAGGCCGTCACACAGTGTATCCGTAACAACATAAAGACAGCGGCTCTTGTGATACATGGCGGTACGATCATGAACATTATGGAAGAATATGCGGACAGACCCAGGGCTTTTTATGAATGGCATGTAAAAAACGGCGGTGGTTATCTGGCAGAGCTGGAGCCTGCGCTGTGGCAGAAGGGCCGGAGAGAGCTCTGTGTCCGTGAAGCATATATGGAGGGTTAA
- the yqeC gene encoding selenium cofactor biosynthesis protein YqeC — MKKNEKALTVAFTGGGGKTSLILGLAEKFSGQGKRVIVTTTTHMAWEPEHPFAEAEDVSGACRLIEQYGYVIAAHHKAGQPKISGPEKEILEKLPGFCDLLLVEADGSRRRPLKVPAVHEPVIPSFADMVVGVIGLDCIGKKICDTAHRPDDMAGFLGKRTDEPVTWMDVWKIIRSEAGLQKGVDGRRFLAYLNKADTLEDPGMAEKLMAQGREAGIMVICGSLQRSVNNWNRKEEER; from the coding sequence ATGAAGAAAAATGAAAAAGCGCTTACTGTGGCATTCACAGGAGGAGGCGGAAAGACCAGTCTGATCCTTGGACTGGCAGAAAAATTTTCCGGACAGGGAAAACGGGTGATCGTGACCACAACCACACATATGGCATGGGAACCGGAACATCCCTTTGCAGAAGCAGAGGATGTTTCGGGAGCATGCCGGCTTATAGAACAATACGGATACGTTATCGCGGCACATCATAAGGCCGGGCAGCCCAAGATTTCCGGCCCTGAAAAGGAGATCCTGGAAAAGCTGCCCGGCTTTTGTGATCTTCTTCTTGTGGAAGCTGACGGATCCAGGCGCCGGCCGCTTAAAGTGCCGGCTGTTCATGAGCCGGTGATCCCTTCTTTTGCAGATATGGTAGTAGGAGTGATAGGTCTTGACTGCATCGGCAAAAAGATCTGCGATACGGCACACCGTCCGGATGATATGGCGGGATTTCTGGGAAAGCGTACAGATGAGCCTGTGACATGGATGGATGTGTGGAAGATCATCCGGTCTGAAGCCGGATTGCAAAAAGGCGTGGACGGGCGAAGATTTCTCGCGTATCTGAACAAGGCAGATACTCTGGAGGATCCCGGTATGGCGGAGAAGCTTATGGCACAAGGTCGGGAGGCTGGAATCATGGTGATCTGCGGCAGCCTGCAGAGAAGTGTAAACAACTGGAATCGAAAGGAAGAGGAGCGGTGA